ACGGCTTCCGTTTCCGGGTCGACGGTCACGCCGTAGCGGCGCGCGTACCAGTCGGCGATGGCGTGGCGCAGCTTGGTGATCCCCTTGGATGCCGAATAACGGTGGTTGGGCGACTTCTGGGCCGCCTCGATGAGCTTGTCCACGATGTGAGGCGGTGTGGGGATATCGGGATTGCCCATCCCGAGGTCGATGATGTCTTCGCCGGCCCGGCGCTTTTCCATCTTGAGGGCGTTCACTTGGGCGAAGACATACGGCGGCAGCCGCCGCATCCTGGAAAATTGCGAAATGTTAAGTGTCATGATGCGATCCTCCTATCAGTAAGTAAAGAACGTTATCTCAGCGCTTGGAAGATGTCAAAAAGAAACCCCGCCCGTCTCGAATGGCAACGGAAGGGAACTCGGGCGGGAGTGCGATCCCGACCCGTTTGCGCTGCGTCCTTTCAGAAATGAAAGGAGAGCAGGCGTTGCAAACGTTTCATGGAGGCTTCGTGAAGGTCGCGGGCGGAACCGCCCGCTCGAATGGCGTCGTAGAGGGCCGCGTAAAGCGGTTCCACGTTCTCCGGTCGCTGGCAGACGAGAAATCCGTCCACGGTGGCTTCCAGCCCCCAATGCGCCACATCCCGTAGGGGAATGCGACCGCTCACGGCCTTCATGTCCAGGTCGTCGCTGAACAGAACGCCTTGGAACCCCAGGCGGTCTCTCAGGATTCCGCGGTTGACGGCCGCCGAGAGGGTACCGGGGCGTTCGGGGTCCCACGCCGGGTAGAGCGCGTGCGAGGTCATGACGGCGTGCACGCCGGCTGCGACAGCGTGCCGGAAGGGAAGGAGCTGGTCTTCAAGGCGCGCGGGGTCTTCGGTTTCGACCACCGGAAGGCGGTGGTGCGGGTCCAGGGCGGCCTTTCCCAGTCCCGGGAAATGCTTGGCCGTAGCTGAAACGCCCAGGCTCTGAAACGTCTCGATCCACAAGCGCCCCAGCCGGGCCACCCGTTCGGGGACGGCTCCAGGCGATCGTGAACCAAGGAAATGCCCTTCCGGATCGTCCACCACGTCCAGAACCGGGGCGAAGTTGATCTGAATGCCCAGCGCCTTCAGTCGCTTCGCGACCGTCCTCGCCGAGTGGATCACGGCGTCCGAGCCGGAACGGGCCGTTTCCAGGGCGGAAGGAAGCCAAGGAAGCGCCGGGTGCAGGCGCTGGACGGCGCCGCCTTCTTCGTCTACGGCTATGAGCGTGCCGCGGCCCAGGGTTTCCCGGGAGTAGAGTTGAACGTCTTTCAGAAGTTCCCGAAGCTGCCCGGCGCTCGAAATGTTCCGGCGAAAGAGTACCAGGCCCCCGATCCGGAATTCCCGGATCACGGCCATGAGGTCCCGGCCGAACTCAGTTCCGTTGAATCCCACGAAGAGGTGGGCGCCGGCCGTTGATTTCACCATCGGGCTTTCGACCGTCCGTCTCGTGTTCTTCTTTCGAAGCCTTTTCTTTTCATTCGAACTTCTCAGATACCTTGCTGAAAAGCCGAAATCATGTCAAATGTCAATGGTCGAAACGATGCCTTCGACGAGAGGGATGCCGGTTTTCTGTTCGCCCCGGGTGCCGTGTCGAATCCGGATGCAGGAACCGTTGGAAGAAGAAGGCCCCCATGCGCGCCATGATTCTCGCAGCCGGGCTCGGTACGCGGCTCCGGCCGCTCACCTGGGTCCGCCCCAAAGTGCTTCAGCCCCTCATGGGCATGACGCTCCTCGAATACTGGGCGGAGCGGCTCGCTTCGGCGGGCTTTGAGGCGGCCGTGGTGAACGCCCACCACCTGGCGGACCGCCTGGAAGCGTTCGTCCATGAACGTTCCTGGCCGCTTCCCCTTCATGTCATCCGGGAGCCGGTTCTGCTGGGGACGGGAGGCGGGCTCCGGAACGCCGTTTCGCTTTTGGGCGACGGGCCGGTACTCGCCGTAAACGGGGACACGGCCTGTGACGCGGCTCTTGCGCACCTTCGGCAAGTCCACGAAACGTCCGGCGCCAAGGCCACACTCCTTGTCCACGACTGTCCGCCGTTCAACAACGTGGCGGTGGATGCGGCCGGACGGGTGCGCGGGTTCGGCGAACGAGGGGAAGAGCTGTGTCGGAGGGATTCGGCGGTCCGCCTGCTGGCCTTCACCGGGATCCATGTGGTGGATTCGAAGGCGCTGGATTACTTCCCCCGAGGAAAGCCCGCAAGCATTCTGGAATTGTACAAGGATCTCATCGCTCGGGGAGACCCGCCGCGGGCCGTTTTTCGCAGTACTCTGACGTGGCGGGAAACGGGGACGGTGGCCGCCTATTGGAGCCTCCATCGACATCTGGCGGCGGTAGACGACGGCGGCTTGGCGCCCCTTCCGAGCGGATCGCCCGTCCGAGTTCACCACAGTGCGGTCCTGGAAGGCGATGTCAGGCTGGAAGGCATGGTGGTTCTCGACCGCGCATGCCGCCTTCGCGGGCCCGTCCGGTTGAAGGACGTGATCGCCTGGAACGGCGTAGCGTTCGCTCCGGGAACGGATTTGGAAACCTGTATCGTGACCGATGGAGCAGCGGTTGCGGGGAGTCACCGGCATTGCATCCTGACGAAGGAAAAGGGGACCTTCCCGTTTCATCCCAACGACTGAAGGCGCTTCTTTCAACCCTTCGCCTCGAAGGGGCCGGATCGGCAAGCGCAGGGAGCGGCTGGTCGGTGGAACCGCTTCACGGCGACGGTTCGGACCGTGCCTTTTTCAGGCTCCGGGACGGCTTCCGGCGGGCGGTTCTGGTTGTGTCTCCACGCCGCAGCACGGACGAGATGGACGAATGCGACGCCTACGATCGGATCGGCCGGCACCTGGCGGCGAAAGGCCTGCCGGTTCCCCGGTTTTTCTGGTCCGATCCTCGCCGGGGCGTATTTGTCCTGCAAGACCTCGGAAACATCCACCTGCAGGACTTCGTCAACCGGTCGCGGACGCCGCGGCGCCTGGCCCGGGCGTACACGGATGCGGTCCGGCTGCTGCTTCGCCTGCACCGGCGGGGAGCGGAAGGCTTCCAAAGCGCCTTCTGCTTCGACACGGACCGCTACGATGCTCGTTTCATTTACCATCGTGAACTGGAATACTTCCGCCGAGCATTCCTGAACGAGACGCTGGGGTGCGCGGTGGTCGAAGAGGACCTGGGAGAAGATTTCCTGAAACTGGCGGCCCTGGCCGAGGCGCCCGGGCGCCGGTGGGTGATGCATCGGGATTTTCAGAGCCGGAACATCATGGTACACGGCGGAGCACTCTGGATTATCGATTTTCAAGGCATGCGCTTCGGCCCGCCGGCTTACGACCTGGCAAGCCTCCTCATCGACCCCTACACGGCCGTTCCCGAAACGCTCCAGGAGATCCTCGTCCAACGCTATTGGAACGCCGCCCGGGGGTTCCTCGATGTACCGCGGAATGATTTCCTGCGGAGCTACCAAATGGTCCGCCTGTGCCGTAACCTGCAGATGCTCGGAGCCTTCGGGTTCTTGGGGACGACGAAAGGAAAGAGCGGGTTCCTTAATTATGTCCCGAGAGCCTGGAGGACACTTCGAAAGACCATTGAAGGCCCGTGCGGTGCCCTGTTTCCGAGCCTCAGGCGTTGGGTGCGCCTGGCGGACGAACGCATCGGGTCCGGCGCGTACCGGCAGAGGATCGAACCGGCGGGTTCCGTGACACGTGCGTCGGCGGGCGAGACTTCTGCAGCGGCCTCGTGAGGGGTTCCCGAGTCCGGCCAGCGGCATGTTTTTCAATAGAAAGGAGAATGGATGGATGGCGACCGAAATCGGTGACCTGGTTCTGGTCCATATCGAAAACCAGCCGGCTTTTTTTGCGCGGATCGAAGACATCACGGCGGATCCCAAGCCCGATTGGTGGCAGGTGAAACTCCTGGTGCTCCAAGTGCCCTTGGTGGTGGTGACGTGGATCCTTCGTGAAGCCTACATCAACGGTGAACCGTTCACCATGGGAGGCCACCCCATGCAGATGGTGAAAGTGGAGGCGCCGCAGGAGGGTCCGGAAAAGCAGAAGGAGGAACAGCCGGCCGGGGAGGGGGTCCAATCCCACGGTTCCGGGGACCGAGAGGCCGCGAAGGCCGGCAAGGTGGTGTCGTTTGCGGATCGACTGAAGAAGAGATGAGGGGGGTTACGCCCACCAGTGGTCGTTTCCGTCGAACCACCAGCCGGCCGAATCGGTCACGAGGATTTCATCGGCGAGGCGGTGTCCCAGCGGGGTCTTCAAGCGCTTCAGAGCGAAGTGGATCCACCGCTCGGCGTAAGCGTTTCCCAGGTCCTTCTGATGTTTCAGTTCGAGAATCAGGTCCAACTGATCCGCCTCATGGGCCAGGACGGCCGCTTCCGTGCGGCACGCCCGGTATTCTTCGATGAACTCCAGAAAAGCGTCCCCGAACGGCAGGGTTTCCGCCAGGTCCCTCACGGCTTTCGCTTCGTCGACTGTCACGTACTGCTTGTTCACGTAGTTCATGTCCCCGGTGCGGGCTTCCGGCACGTCGTGAAAGAGGCACAGGCAGACCACGCGGAAGGGATCCGAGTGGTCGGACAGCCGGGCCAGCGTGTAGCCGATGACAGCCGTTCGAAAGGAATGCTCGGCCACGGATTCCCTGCCCGTCCCCAGAAACTGAAACCCCGAACGCGGGGTTCGCTTGAGCATCCCCAGTTCGAAGAAAAAGTTCGCGAGGGCTCGCCGTTCTTTCCTTTCGGGGGTCGGTTCTTCCTTTACGAGTTCGATGTTTCGATCCATGAAGCCTTGTCCCTCGACGCTGCATCGTGGCAGTGAGCGTCTCTCAGCCTGGCCTGCTTGATTTCTTCCAGGGCGGCCCACCGCACCGATTCCATAGTGACCCGGAGGCGGAGGCGTCGTCCGGCCAGGGGGTGGTTGAAGTCTGCGAGCACCGTGTTCGGGCCGAGGGCGCGGACGCGGAAGGGCCGGAGCCGCCGCTTTTCATCCATGAGGTGGCAGACCGCGCCCACCTGGAGTCGGTCGCCTTCTTCCACCACGTCCGAGCGGGGTACTTCGGTCACGGCGTCGTCTCTAAGGGGGCCGAACATGGCGCCGGGCTCAAGCGTCACGTCGGTGCGCTCACCGGCCTCCATTCCCAACAGAAGCTGTTCCAGGGATGGGGGCAGTCGGCCTTCCCCCAGAAGGGCTTCCATGCGGTAAGGGCCGCGCGGATACGGGAAAGGTTCCGGATCCACCGGTTCTATCCAGTACTGGAAGGTGACGACACAGTGCCTTTGGGCTCGCATGGCCAGGTCTCTTTCATAAGGTTCGCAGTCGCTTCGGCGGCAGGCAGGCCCCGCGGCCGGCTCCAAGGTGCGTCGCCTGGATCCAACGTGCGCGGATTGTAGCAGAGGCCGCCTGATTGTCAACGAAATGCTCCGATACGGGCGGGAAGAGGGGAGTGGTGCCGCGGGCGTTTTCATGGTATGCATACCTTCAAGCCCTATGAATGGATGCAGGCTGGAACCTTAACCGGAGGAGACGACAAGGTGAAAACGCTTCTAGGGATTGTGGCTTCGCCCCGAAAATACGGAAATTGCGAACTTTTCCTCAAGGAACTTTATTTGAACCTCCCACAGGATGCTTGGAGCTTGAGGCTCATCCGACTTTCTGAACTGAACATCCAGCCCTGCCTTGGCTGCTACCAGTGCCTCTTCGGCGAAATGAAATGCGTGCAGCGAGATGACCTGCAGCTTTTTCTGGATGCCCTGGTTTCAGCCGATGCGGTGGCGGTGGCCGTCCCCACCTACTTTCTGGGCGCCAATGCCAGCCTCAAACGCCTTCTGGACCGGGGGTTGAGCTTCTACGCCCACCTGAACACGCTCTGGGGAAAGCCCGCGGTGGGCGCCGCCATCGCCGGCGTGCCGGGCCTTGAAGGCTACACCAAGCTCATAGTGGATAGCTTCCTCAAACTCACCCTGACCGACCATCGGGGTTCGGAAGTCGTCTACGGCGCTCTTCCCGGAGAAATTTTTCTGGACGGAGTCGCGAAAGCGGCCGCCGCACGGCTGGCTGAGGCGCTTTGCGGCGGCGGAAGCGAAGAGGCCGGGAGCGCGCCTCGGTGCCCTGTGTGCGGCGGCGATACCTTCAGGTTTCTTCCGGAAACCAGCCCGCGGCCGGACGGAGCCGTCGCCGTCCGGTGCATGCTCTGCAGCAGCGCCGGCACCTTGAAGGCCGCTGACGGCCGTATCCAGATCTCAACGCGCCCCAGCGAGCACCCGCTCTTTCTCACCCGCGAAGACGCCGAGCGCCACCTGGAATGGCTCCGCGGCATGAAAGAGGCCTTCTTCGTCCGCCATAAAGAACTCAAGGCCGTAGTGCAGGCGTACACGGCTATCGGCGAATGGATCCGGCCCGAAAATCGTACCCGATAGCGTGGTTTTTCACCAGACGAGTCTTCGGATGAGAACCTCCCGCGCGGGGCGCCTGCGGGGCGGCGTTGGATTCCGGTCGTTCCGCTTGCGAGGCGTCTGATCACACCTGTCTGAAGCGGCTGCGCTGAGACGGCCGGACGGGAACGCCGTGGGTTTTGCGTTTAGGTTTTAAGTGTTCGATTCTTCTTGGTATTTTTTGAGCTTGAGTTTCAACGTGCGGCGGGTGATGCCGAGGCGGCGGGCGGCTTCGCTCTTGTTGCCCCCGGTTTCTTCGAGCGTTTGAAAGATGGCGCGTCGTTCCATCTCCGCCAGGGTGAGGTCGGTGAGGTCCCGTTGGGGGGAGCTGTCTGCGGCGGTTTCGGGCGGCGGTTGAGGCGCCAGCTTCTGGAGGGCGAGCGGCAGTTCCTTTTCGGAGATGTAATCGCCTTGAAGGAGGATCACGCCGCGTTCCATCACGTTTTCCAGTTCGCGGACGTTTCCGGGCCACGGGTGTTTGAGCAGCAGATCCATGGCTCCAGGGGTGATGCCTTTCACGCGCTTTCGGTTCTTTTCGGCGAACCGGGCCAGAAAGTGTTCGGCAAGGACCGGGATGTCTTCGACGCGGTCCCGTAGCGGGGGCACTTCGAGGGTCACCACGTTCAAGCGGTAGAAGAGGTCTTCTCGGAAGGTTTCCTGGGCCACCATGTTCTGGAGGTCCCGGTTGGTGGCGGCGATCACGCGCACGTCGACGCGGACCGGGGCGTCGCTTCCCACGCGCTGGATGTCGCCTTCTTGAAGAACGCGAAGGAGTTTGGCCTGCATGGGAGGCGACAGTTCGCCCACTTCGTCCAGGAAGATGGTCCCGCCGTCCGCCTGTGAAAAGCGCCCGCGGCGCGCCTTGTCCGCTCCGGTGAAGGCGCCTTTTTCGTGGCCGAAGAGTTCCGATTCCATGAGCGATTCCGGGATGGCGGCGCAATTGACTTCCACCAGCGGCCGGCTGCTCCGGGGGCTGTTGGCGTGGATGGCTCGGGCGACCAGGCTCTTTCCCGTGCCGCTTTCCCCGGTGAGGAGCACCGTCGCTTCCGAAGGGGCCACCAGGGCGATCATTTCGGCCATCTGTTGCATGGCGGGACTTCGCCCCACCATTTCCGGCAGCTGCAGGCGCGCCAGCTGACCTCGCAGCTCTTCGTTTTCCCGGCGAAGATGCGTGTGTTCCAGGGCCCGTTCGATGGTGAGCCTCAGCGCGTCGAAGTCCAGGGGCTTGGTGAGGTAGTCGTAGGCGCCGGCTTTCAGAGCTTCCACGGCCGACGGGATGGACGAATAGGCCGTCATGATCAGTACGGGGACGGCGGGGTTGTAGCTTAGGATGGCCTGGGTCGCCTCGATCCCGTTCATCCGCGGCATGCGGACATCCATGAGAACGAGATCCGCCGGGCCCCGCTGGATGAAGGCCACCGCGTCGTCGCCGTCTTCCGCTTCTTCGATGCGGTAGCCCCAGTCTTCGAGCAGGTTCTTCAGCATGAGCCGGTGGGCGGGATCGTCGTCTACCACCAGGATCAGAGAGCGGGAGTCGGAGCGGGTCATGAGGACTCCTCACTTGCCGTCAAGGTCGCCTGGGTTTTCCCGGACGATGGGGCGGCGCGGCGTTCCTCCGGGGACGGGCATGCCGCCGCGCCGCCCAGGGGAAGCCGGATGATGAAGCGGGTGCCTTGGCCGGGGGAGCTTTCCACGTCGATTTCGCCGTTGTGGGCTTCGACGATCTTGTGGACTACGGCGAGTCCGAGCCCTACGCCGCGCGGTTTCGTGGTGAAATAGGGGTCGAAGATGTGAGGCAGCTCCGCCGGTTCGATGCCGCAGCCCGTGTCCTCCACCTGCAGCACCCATTCGTCTTCGTGACGTTCGGCTTCCACGGAAAGCCTGCCGCCGCGGTCCATGGCCTGGATGGCGTTCAGGTAGAGGTTCAGGAGGACTTGGGAGAAGCGGTCCGGGTCGAATTCGGCTCGAAGCTCCTGCGGCCGGACGTCCACCGAAAGGCGGATACCGGCGGCCTGAGCGTCGCTTTCCACGAGGCGCAGGGAGTGCTCGATCACCTCTTTGACCGCGGTGCGGCGCTTCTGCAATTCGGTGGGGCGGGCGAATTCCAGGAGCTCGGTCACCACGCGGTTGAGGCGGTTCACCTCGTCTTCCATGACCTTGGAAAGAGCGCGGGCATTTTCGTCGCCCTGGACCTTTTTCGCCAGGATAGCGGCGAATCCCTTGATGGAGCTCAACGGATTTCGGATTTCGTGAGCGATTCCCGCAGAAAGCCGGCCCAGCGCCGCCAGGCGTTCACTCCTTCGAAGCTGTTCTTCCAGTTGCTTGATGCCGGTCATGTCTGTAAAAAGGAAAACGTAGCCCGCTTTTCGGCCTTCGCCGTCGTGGATGACCGAGGCGTTGACCAACAGGGGAATGACGGTGTCGCCGCCGGCGCAGCAGGTGACCTCTTCTTCCAGGACGGCGGCGCCACGTTCCAGCTGCCGCCGGACGGCCGCGAAGCAGGCCAGTTCGTCCAGTCGCCCGGGGATTCCCCCTGGAAGCTTGAGGATGTCCCGGGCGGCCGTGTTGGTCTGCCGGACCGTGCCGCGAAGGTCCGTGGTGATGAGCCCCGCGGGCATCTGATTGAAGACGGTGGCGCTCAGCCGTTCCATGTCGAGGAGCGACCGGCGGGCGGACCGGTAATGCTGGGCCCAGAAAAGAGAAACGAACCCTGCGGCGCCCGCCAGGAACATGACGCCGAAAAGCAGGATCGTCTGGTGCCGGTCCTGACGCATGGCGGCTTCGAAGGGCGACGGGTCCATGCCCACGATGAGCAAGAGGTTGTCTCCGAGGGCGGCGGTCCGTTCCATGCAAATGTTCCGGTGGCGCGGATTGCAGCCGGACCACGGCCGGAACGCCCGGATCACTTCGAATGCCTGCTGCGGAGTGTCGATGAATCGGTGGAGCGATCCGTCCGCGGCGACGTGGGGCAGGCGGTGGGTCCCACCGATGCGTTGGGGGTCGCTTGAGGCCACGATCCGGCCGTCACCGTCCACCAGCGTGATGTAAAGGACTTCCGGCTGCTGGGCGGTTTCCTCCATGAGGGTCTGGATGTGCCGCCGCCCGCCGCCGCCGGGCCCGCGCATTCCCGTTCGGGATCCAGCCTCCAGGAATTCCATGAGGATGTCGGCCTGGTAGCGCAGGGCGCGTTCCATGAAATCCTGTTCCCGGCGGATGTTTTTGACCGCGAGCACCGCCAGGACCGCCGCGAGGATACACACGGACCCGATGATCACCCAGGGGGAAAACCAGGTCCAGCGGTCCGGTCCGGAGATTTTCGTTTTCATGTGATGCCATTCCGCCGGGAGGTTTCCGGCCGGTCATGATTTTGTCCCATCGGCAGGCGGCTTCAAAATCGCCGCGCTCCGAGGAGAACCCCATGCCAAGCTATGCAAGCCCGCGTCGGACAATTTCGGGCAAATGCCATGCCGGATGCGGACCGATTCGCAAAAAAATCCATTTCCCCGCTGGAAACCCTTCCAGCGGAAGGGCGCCGCTCCTTTTCCTCAGAGGACGTCCGTCGCAACCCGATGTCCGCCGACCGGATTCATTTAACCCACTCTGTCGAACAATTGAAGATCTGACGGGGTCGTTTTTATCCATTCTCGCAGACTCGTTTCAACGGGTCCCGGAAACCGTTTGAGTAAACCGGAGGTTCTGACGATAGGTATGGGTGAAACAACTAATGACGGCGGACGGGTCGTGCCCTTAACCGAAGAGATTTTTATGGACGCATCGGATTTGCCTCCGACTCCCCCCAACGGCCCCAACGGTAACCCGCTGACCCGGGAAGAAATCAAGCGGGTCGTGCGGAGGCTGGAAACGCTCCCGGCGCTTCCCGCGGTGGCCGCGCGGCTGTTGAACCTTCTTACCGCTGAAGACGCCGACCCGGAAGAGGTGGTGGAGCTTCTGGAAACGGACCAGGCCATCGTCATGAGGCTCCTGAAGCTCGTGAATTCGTCCCACCACGGGCTCCGAAGCCGAGTGACGACGCTTTCACGCGCCGTGATGCTTCTGGGACTGCCGCAGCTTCGATGCGCTCTGCTGAGCGTCACCATTTCGGAATCCCTCATCAAGGAACTGCGGAAACGAAGCACCGAAGATCAGCTGGCGCTCTGGAAACACGCGCTCACCTGCGCCGTCTGTGCGGAACTGGCGGCGGAAAAGGTTCGACCCGAACTCAAAGGCGAAGCCTTCGTGGCCGGGCTGCTCCATGACGTGGGGAAACTCATCCTCAAGGAGTGTCTCCCGGACGATTACCGTAGAGCGGAAAAGACTGCGTCGGAGCGCGGCATTCCGATGGTGACGGCCGAACAGGAACTGCTGGGGCTGGATCACCCGACCGTGGGCAAGTGGCTGGCGGAACGGTGGCATCTCCCGGCGAAGCTGGTGCAGCCCATCTGGTTGCATCATCACAGCCTGGACGTCCTCAATGTCCTGGAATTCGACGAACCCGTTCACCGGACCCTGGCGCTTTTGATCCGCCTGGCCGACCACCTGGCCCACGAAATCGCCGTGGATTATGGAAGACCAAGCCAACTGGGAACCCTGGACCCCGGGCTTCCGGAGGCGCTGAACCTGGAAACCGGCCAATTGGATGCCATCCGGGCCGAGGTGGGTAAGCGCTACAGCCAGCGCACGGCGCTTCTCGACTTGGAAGAAGACGAAGTATCGTTTTATTTCAGCGCCTTGCAGCGAGCCAACCGGACGCTGGCCGACATCGCCTGGCAGACTTGCCGGCTGGAGGAGCTGGATCGGAGCTTTCGGGACGTCCTGAAGCTGAACGAACTCCAGATCAGCCTGGCCCGGCTTGAAGACCAGGAAGACGTGCTGGAAACCGTCGTGCGCGAGCTGTTGCTGGAACAAGGGGGACCGGAAGGCATCCTCACCTTAGTTTCGGAACGGGGCGATCACCTTGTGGGGCGCTACTGGGCCGCGCCCCGTCTCCAGAAGACATTCCTCATGCGCCTTTGGGACGGAAAGCGGCCCGACACCCGGGCGCTTGGCAAGCTGAACCCCGAATTGGCGGAGTTCCTGGAAAGGCTTCCTGATCGGTTTCCCCGTCCTGCGGATTTGAACCCTCTCGAGACGCTCGTCCAATATCGCAAGCCCTACCTCGTCCTGCCGCTTGTCGTGGAAGGCGCCTTCGCCGGGGAAATCGTTCTGAAGGAAGGCGGTTCGCTCACCGCGGCTGCTGGCGATGCGGAGCGGTCCATTCTGCGTTATCTGGCGTCGATCCTTTCCGCCGCGGTTTCCCGGTGCCGGCTCCTTGAAGGACAGAGGCGGGACGGCGAGCGCCTCGGGCTCGCTCTTTCCAGGGCCGGCCGGACCATGAAGGAACTCGCCGAAACCAAGCGGCTCTTGGATACCCTCTTCGAACATTGCAACGACGCCGTAGTGCTTCACGACCTGAAGGGGCGCATCCTCAGGGCGAACGCCCGTGCCGCCGCGCTGACCGGACTGGAAGGCGAAATGCTGGTGGGTGCGAAGGTGTACGATCTGCTTGAAGGGGACTCCGCCGAACTGAAGGCGGAACTGGAGGGGTATGCGGAAGCTGAAGGCGAGATGCGGCGTGAGGCGAGACTGCTCACCGGGGGAGGCGAGAGCATCGAAGTGGAAGTGTGTTCGCGTTTTGTGGACCGGAAACGGGAACTGGTCCTGACGCTCCTTCGCGATCTGCGACCCAGCAAGAGCACGGCGAAGGCTCTGCTCGAGGAGCGAGACCGCCTGTCGGTGATGCTCCGGAGCATTGCGGAAGGAGTCATCGCCACCGACCGGGAAGGCAACGTCCTGCTGGTGAACTCCGAGGCGGAGCGACTCACGGGATGGCGTGAGCGGGACATCCTGGGGAAACCCGCCCGGGTGGCCCTCAACCTGGTGGATGCGAACACGCGGCGCCCCGTGGAAAGTCCTCTGGTCCGCGTGATCGAAAACGGCTGCGCCTTGGAATGGCCGACGGATCTCCTGCTTCTGGACAAGGAGGGGGGCATGCGCCCGGTGGCCCTGAGCGCGGCACCCATCCGCGACCAGGAAGGACGGACCACGGGAGTGATCGTTGCACTCCGGGATCTGAGTCTTTTGAGGCGGATGGAGCAGGAGATCCTCAAGAGCCAGAAGCTGGAGTCCGTGGGGGTGCTTGCGGGCGGAATCGCTCACGATTTCAACAACATCCTCATGAGCATCCTGGGAAACGTGAATCTGGCCAAGATGTACGCGGACCGTCCCGACAAGCTCCACGAACGGTTGGACGAAGCTGAACTGGCGGTCCACCGGGCGAAGGACCTCACCCGCCAGCTTTTCACGGTCTCCAAGGGCGGGGCTCCCATCAAGCAGACTGCGGCTATTGCGGAAATCGTCCAGGAGTCGTGCGGTCTTGCCCTCCGGGGGTCCAACGTGGTCTGCGAATTCGACTTCCCTGAAGACCTCTGGGCGGTGGACGTGGATCCGGGGCAGATGAACCAGGTGATCTGCAACCTGATCATCAACGCCAAGCAGGCCATGCCCCAAGGCGGGACCGTGCGGATCCGGGGGGAGAACGTGTTTGTCTCCAGCAAAGACGGATTGCCGCTTGCGGCGGGCAAGTACCTGCACCTTTCGGTTTCGGACGAAGGGGTGGGGATTCCGGACCATATACTCCCGAAG
This is a stretch of genomic DNA from Desulfoglaeba alkanexedens ALDC. It encodes these proteins:
- a CDS encoding ATP-binding protein produces the protein MKTKISGPDRWTWFSPWVIIGSVCILAAVLAVLAVKNIRREQDFMERALRYQADILMEFLEAGSRTGMRGPGGGGRRHIQTLMEETAQQPEVLYITLVDGDGRIVASSDPQRIGGTHRLPHVAADGSLHRFIDTPQQAFEVIRAFRPWSGCNPRHRNICMERTAALGDNLLLIVGMDPSPFEAAMRQDRHQTILLFGVMFLAGAAGFVSLFWAQHYRSARRSLLDMERLSATVFNQMPAGLITTDLRGTVRQTNTAARDILKLPGGIPGRLDELACFAAVRRQLERGAAVLEEEVTCCAGGDTVIPLLVNASVIHDGEGRKAGYVFLFTDMTGIKQLEEQLRRSERLAALGRLSAGIAHEIRNPLSSIKGFAAILAKKVQGDENARALSKVMEDEVNRLNRVVTELLEFARPTELQKRRTAVKEVIEHSLRLVESDAQAAGIRLSVDVRPQELRAEFDPDRFSQVLLNLYLNAIQAMDRGGRLSVEAERHEDEWVLQVEDTGCGIEPAELPHIFDPYFTTKPRGVGLGLAVVHKIVEAHNGEIDVESSPGQGTRFIIRLPLGGAAACPSPEERRAAPSSGKTQATLTASEESS
- a CDS encoding HDOD domain-containing protein gives rise to the protein MDASDLPPTPPNGPNGNPLTREEIKRVVRRLETLPALPAVAARLLNLLTAEDADPEEVVELLETDQAIVMRLLKLVNSSHHGLRSRVTTLSRAVMLLGLPQLRCALLSVTISESLIKELRKRSTEDQLALWKHALTCAVCAELAAEKVRPELKGEAFVAGLLHDVGKLILKECLPDDYRRAEKTASERGIPMVTAEQELLGLDHPTVGKWLAERWHLPAKLVQPIWLHHHSLDVLNVLEFDEPVHRTLALLIRLADHLAHEIAVDYGRPSQLGTLDPGLPEALNLETGQLDAIRAEVGKRYSQRTALLDLEEDEVSFYFSALQRANRTLADIAWQTCRLEELDRSFRDVLKLNELQISLARLEDQEDVLETVVRELLLEQGGPEGILTLVSERGDHLVGRYWAAPRLQKTFLMRLWDGKRPDTRALGKLNPELAEFLERLPDRFPRPADLNPLETLVQYRKPYLVLPLVVEGAFAGEIVLKEGGSLTAAAGDAERSILRYLASILSAAVSRCRLLEGQRRDGERLGLALSRAGRTMKELAETKRLLDTLFEHCNDAVVLHDLKGRILRANARAAALTGLEGEMLVGAKVYDLLEGDSAELKAELEGYAEAEGEMRREARLLTGGGESIEVEVCSRFVDRKRELVLTLLRDLRPSKSTAKALLEERDRLSVMLRSIAEGVIATDREGNVLLVNSEAERLTGWRERDILGKPARVALNLVDANTRRPVESPLVRVIENGCALEWPTDLLLLDKEGGMRPVALSAAPIRDQEGRTTGVIVALRDLSLLRRMEQEILKSQKLESVGVLAGGIAHDFNNILMSILGNVNLAKMYADRPDKLHERLDEAELAVHRAKDLTRQLFTVSKGGAPIKQTAAIAEIVQESCGLALRGSNVVCEFDFPEDLWAVDVDPGQMNQVICNLIINAKQAMPQGGTVRIRGENVFVSSKDGLPLAAGKYLHLSVSDEGVGIPDHILPKIFDPYFTTKERGAEKGTGLGLAIVDSIIRSHGGHITVESSLGAGTTFHIYLPGSERKPPRTVKEKECGEVMRGRGRILVMDDEEPVRTITRDMLSTLGYDVAAAASGEEAIEMYRAAMESGEPFAAVLLDLTVRGGLGAKGTIKRLRELDPEVLAIVSSGYATDEIIRHYRDHGFSAMITKPYTIRKLSETLRLVLAGSERRTAQRKDVRCSVTIGGRDRSVPGEVRNVSAKGAMVVAAEGMDPEEDVRMTIESEESPAVSVSGKVVWSRKNAEDTSNGPHCVGVRFENLSEEARDMLLRLVSRH